The Actinomadura graeca nucleotide sequence GTAGTTGAGGTACTTGCACCGCTCGGGCCGGACGACCGCGCCGCCGTGCGCGTTCAGCGCCGAGATCGGCTTGTGGAAGAAGGTGGGCGCGGGCGGGAGCGAGGTCTGGAACTCCTCCACCCGGCTGCGGTGGTTGAGGTGCACCGCCACCACCTTGGACGGCTCGCACGGCGGCAGGTGGACGGCGTCCTCCGCGCGCACGCGCCGGCCGTCCGCGGCGACCAGCTCGTCACCGTCACGGATCACCTGCGTGGCGGCGCCCTCCAGGAGGATGCGCCGGTACTCGATCGTCACTTAGCTGGTCCATCCGTTCTCGGGGCGGTCGAACCAGATGTGCACCTGGCCGGTTCCGACGGAGTTCTCGTACTCGCTGTACAGGCGGCCGGGGGCCGTGCAGGCACGCTCCCCGAGGGCGCCGATCATCATGAGGTAGTGGCCGAAGCGGGCCTCCGGCTTGAAGGTCAGGAACTCCGGCATGGTGTCCAGGACCCGGGCGTGGTCACCGGCCTGCAGCCAGCGTATGCGCTCCTCGTCCGCGGCCCGCGCCTGCGGGGAGAAGATGTGCTCGGGCCCGGCCGCCTCGTGGTCGCGGATCACGCGCAGTGGCCAGAACGTGTGCGACAGGGCCCCGGAGGCGATCAGCAGGACGCGGCGGTCCGTGGCCGCGATCGCGTCGCCCAGGGCGCGTCCGAGGCGCAGGAAGTCCTCGGTGTCGGCGGTCTGGCACACGCCGATCGAGATCCACCGCTTGCCCGGGTCGCCGAGGTAGGGGTTGTCGCGCACGCCGAGATGCGTCCACAGGTTGACGGTCGCGTAGTAGATCGGCAGGTACGGGTCGTCGATCGGGGTGATGTACGTCCCGTGCTTGCCGGCGTAGTCGGCGACCGCGCGGGCCAGCTCCGGGTCACCGGGGATGTCGTACGGCATGCGGGACATGCCGCGCGGCAGTTCCTCGGACGTGTAGAGCCCGGCGCGGCGGTCGTGGGCCGTGGTGACGAACTCGACCGTGGTCGCCCAGTGGGAGTCCAGGAGGACCACGGTGTCGTAGTCGTCGCTTTCGAAGACGTCCTTGCGGAGCTTCTGGAGGCCCGGGACGAGGGTGGTGTCCTTGCCGTGGTTCAGCTCGCGCCGCGTCACCTCGGGGAGCACGATCGTGGGAACGTGCGCGAGGAGCCCCGCGCCTACTACCTCGCCCATGGCGCCGTCACCGTGTTCTTCAGGTCGCAGTAGAAGTCGAAGCTCCAGTCGCCGCCCTCCCGGCCGACCCCGGACTGGCGGGCCCCGCCGAAGGGTGCCTGGAGGTCGCGGACGAAGAAGCAGTTGACCCAGACGGTCCCGGCCACGAGCTGCCCGGTCACGCGCCGCGCGCGCTCTGGGTCGCCGGTGGCGAGGGTGGCCGCCAGGCCGAAGCGGGTGCCGTTCGCCATGGCGACGGCCTGGTCCTCGGTGTCGAACGTCTGGAGCGTCAGGACGGGGCCGAAGACCTCCTCGGTGAGGATCTCGGCGTTCTCCGGCGCGTCGGTGAAGAGGGTCGGACGGTAGTACAGGCCGCCCAGTTCGTCGTTCGGGCCGCCGCCGATCAGCGCGCGCGCCCCCGCGGCCTTGGCCCGCTGGACGAAGCCGTCCACGCGCTCCAGGTGCCGCCGGTGGATCTGCGGGCCGATGTCGGTCGTCTCCTCGCGGGGGTCGCCCTGCTTGATGCGGCCGGCCTTCTCGACGAACCGCCGGGTGAACTCGTCGGCGATGGACGACTCGACCAGCAGCCGGGTCGCGGCGAGGCAGACCTGCCCGGCGTTGTCGTACTGCTCCACCGCCAGGTCGACCGCGAGGTCGAGGTCGGCGTCGGCGAAGACGATCAGCGGCGACTTGCCGCCGAGCTCCAGCGACAGCGGCGTCAGGTTCGGCGCGGCGGACGCGGCGATGATCCGGGCCGTGGGCACCGACCCGGTGAAGCTGATCCGCTTGACGTCGGGATGCGCGGTCAGCGGGCCGCCGACCTCCGCCCCGTAGCCCTGGACGACGTTGAAGACCCCGTCCGGCAGCCCGGCCTCGGCCGTGATGCCGGCGAGGAGGGAGGCCGTCAGCGGCGTCCACTCGGCCGGCTTGAGGACGACCGTGTTCCCGGCCGCGAGCGCGGGCGCGATCTTCCAGGTGGCCAGCATCAGCGGGGCGTTCCACGGGGTGATCAGCGCGCAGACGCCCGCCGGGTCCCAGCTGACGTGGTTGGTGTGGCCGCGCGTCTCGAAGTCCTGGTGGCCGAGCTTGAGCAGCCAGTCGGCGAAGAAGCGGAAGTTGTGCGCGACGCGCGGCATGACGCCGCGGCGGTGCGAGCGGATCAGCGCGCCGTTGTCGGCGGTCTCGACCTGCGCCAGCTCCTCGATCCGCTTCTCCACGCCGTCCGCTATCGCGTGCAGGAGCCGGGCGCGCTCCTCCCGGCCGGTCCGGGCCCAGGCGGGGAAGGCCCGGCGCGCGGCCTCCACCGCGGCCTCGGCGTCCCGCGCCCCGCCCCGGGCGATCTCGGCGAGGGGCCGCTCGTCGATCGGGGAGACATCGGTGAACGTCGGCTGGGGCGCGGACGCGGAGCCGCCGGCCGACGCCACGCGCTCACCGCCGATCCAGTGCCCGGTTTCGACGGCGACGCCCGCGACTGTTGCCATCGGTGTGCACCTCCAGTTTGTTTGGTCCCAAATAATCTAGGAAGCGGGATGGCGGCGGTCAAGCCGTCCCGGCTAATGTTCGGGTTCAAACGACATTGGAGGAGGGTCGGTGACCGACGTCCCGTACGAAGAGTGGCGTGCCCGTGCCGACGGGCTCGCCCCGCACACCGGCCACCACGTCTACGGCGCGTTCCTGGACGGGCCCGTGACGAGCCCGGTCGTCGCGCCCCGCGACGGGCGGACGATCGCGCACGTCCCGTCCGCCGGGACGGCCGAGGTGGACGCCGCCGTCACCGCCGCGCGCCGCGCCTTCGACACCGGCCCCTGGCCCCGGCTGGCGCCCGCCGAGCGCAAGGCGGCCCTGCTGCGCTGGGCCGACCTCGTCGAGCGCGACCGCGAGACCCTCGCGCTGCTGGTCAGCCTGGAGATGGGCAAGCCGATCACCGACTCCTACGGGATCGAGCTGCGCGCGCTGATCAACTGCCTGCGCTGGTACGCCGAGGCCGCCGACAAGCAGCTGGACGAGGCGCCCCGCGGGTCCGCCTCGTCCCTCGCGCTGGTGACCCGCGAGCCGGTCGGCGTCGTCGCGGCGGTCGTCCCGTGGAACTTCCCGCTGACGATGGCGGCCTGGAAGATCGCCCCGGCGCTCGCGACCGGCTGCACGGTCGTGCTGAAGCCCGCCGAGGAGTCGCCGCTGTCGGCGCTGCACCTGGCCGCCCTGTCCGCCGAGGCGGGCCTCCCGCCGGGCGTGTTCAACGTCGTCAACGGGCCGGGCGAGGTGGCCGGGCGCGCGCTGGGCGAGCACCCGGACGTGGACGTGCTGGCGTTCACCGGCTCCACCGAGGTCGGCCGGCACTTCCTGCGCTACGCCGCCTCCTCCAACCTCAAGCGGGTGTGGCTGGAGCTGGGCGGCAAGTCCCCCAACATCATCCTGCCGGACGCGCCGGACCTGGACGCCGCCGCCGACACCGCCGCCTGGGGCATCTTCTTCAACGCGGGCGAGATGTGCACGGCGCCGTCGCGGCTGCTCGTCCACCGCTCGGTCGCGGGCCGCGTCCTGGACCGGATCGTGGCGCGGGCCGAGTCGCTGCGGGTGGGCGACC carries:
- a CDS encoding 3,4-dihydroxyphenylacetate 2,3-dioxygenase, producing the protein MGEVVGAGLLAHVPTIVLPEVTRRELNHGKDTTLVPGLQKLRKDVFESDDYDTVVLLDSHWATTVEFVTTAHDRRAGLYTSEELPRGMSRMPYDIPGDPELARAVADYAGKHGTYITPIDDPYLPIYYATVNLWTHLGVRDNPYLGDPGKRWISIGVCQTADTEDFLRLGRALGDAIAATDRRVLLIASGALSHTFWPLRVIRDHEAAGPEHIFSPQARAADEERIRWLQAGDHARVLDTMPEFLTFKPEARFGHYLMMIGALGERACTAPGRLYSEYENSVGTGQVHIWFDRPENGWTS
- a CDS encoding aldehyde dehydrogenase yields the protein MATVAGVAVETGHWIGGERVASAGGSASAPQPTFTDVSPIDERPLAEIARGGARDAEAAVEAARRAFPAWARTGREERARLLHAIADGVEKRIEELAQVETADNGALIRSHRRGVMPRVAHNFRFFADWLLKLGHQDFETRGHTNHVSWDPAGVCALITPWNAPLMLATWKIAPALAAGNTVVLKPAEWTPLTASLLAGITAEAGLPDGVFNVVQGYGAEVGGPLTAHPDVKRISFTGSVPTARIIAASAAPNLTPLSLELGGKSPLIVFADADLDLAVDLAVEQYDNAGQVCLAATRLLVESSIADEFTRRFVEKAGRIKQGDPREETTDIGPQIHRRHLERVDGFVQRAKAAGARALIGGGPNDELGGLYYRPTLFTDAPENAEILTEEVFGPVLTLQTFDTEDQAVAMANGTRFGLAATLATGDPERARRVTGQLVAGTVWVNCFFVRDLQAPFGGARQSGVGREGGDWSFDFYCDLKNTVTAPWAR
- a CDS encoding aldehyde dehydrogenase, with the translated sequence MTDVPYEEWRARADGLAPHTGHHVYGAFLDGPVTSPVVAPRDGRTIAHVPSAGTAEVDAAVTAARRAFDTGPWPRLAPAERKAALLRWADLVERDRETLALLVSLEMGKPITDSYGIELRALINCLRWYAEAADKQLDEAPRGSASSLALVTREPVGVVAAVVPWNFPLTMAAWKIAPALATGCTVVLKPAEESPLSALHLAALSAEAGLPPGVFNVVNGPGEVAGRALGEHPDVDVLAFTGSTEVGRHFLRYAASSNLKRVWLELGGKSPNIILPDAPDLDAAADTAAWGIFFNAGEMCTAPSRLLVHRSVAGRVLDRIVARAESLRVGDPLDPATEMGPLVSATHHARVMEHIEAARTSGARLRAGARADGPFIAPTVFDQVEPGMRVAREEIFGPVLAVLEFDDPGEAVALANDTDYGLAAAVWTSDLSTAHRVSRALKAGTVWVNCYEEGDMSVPFGGVKQSGHGRDKSLHALDKYTDLKTTWIEL